ACCTTCAGCAGGGCGCTGCCGTCCTCCTGGGGCCACAGCTCGCCGTACAGGAGGGTCAGGAAGCGGCTGCGGGCGCCCTCGTCGAGGATCGCCGCGTTGAGGCGCTCCAGGACCGCCGGACCGCCGAAGCCCTCGCGGGCCAGCAGGCGCAGCGCGTGGCGGGCGAGGCCCGTGACGGCGGCGGCCTCGGGCCCCGTACCGCACACGTCGCCGATCGCGAAGCCGTACGCCCCGTCGCTGATCGGGAAGACGTCGTAGAAGTCGCCGCCGACCTCGTTGCCCTCGCCCGCGGCGCGGTAGATGACCTCGATCTCGACGTTCGGCACGTCGGGGAGGCCCGGGGGCAGCAGGCTCCGCTGGAGGGACTGGCTGATCGCCGTGCGCTCCGAGTACAGGCGGGCGTTGTCCAGGGCCAGGGCGGCCCTGCGGGAGAGGTCCTCGGCCAGCTCCAGGATCTCCTGGCGGAAGTGGTCGTCGGAGGGCTTCCCGAGCGTCAGCATGCCGATCACGCGGTTGCGGGCGACCAACGGAAGGACCACCGTCTCGCCGCCGACGGCCTGGGCCGTGGCGAGGATGGTGCGGGTGGCCGTGCTCATGCTCAGCGGAGCGTCGTGCTGGAGGCTGCGGGTCGAGGTGCTCAGCGCGGCACGGTGACCGGCCTCCGAGGGCGCGGCCCAGACCCGGGCGCCCGGGGTCGGTACCGGGTCCGGCGGGGCGATCTTGGAGAGCAGGGCCTTGAGCCCGTCGATGAGGTCCTCGTCCTCGTGGAGCACGTACGAGAGATACGGCTCGGAGGACTGGTCCGCGATCGTGTAGACGGCGCACCAGGTGGCCAGGGTCGGGACCGTCATCTGGGCCATGAGCGCCAGGGTCTGGTCCCGGTCGAGCGTGCCGGCCAGCAGGTCGGAGGCTTCGACGAGGAAGGACAGGGAGCCGCGGCGCAGCCGTTCCAGCTCGCCGAGGCGGGCGGACTCCACGGCCAGCGCGATGCGGTCCGCCGCGAACTGGAGGCGCAGGGCCTCCTCGTTGGTGTAGCGGCCCGCACCTTCCGCCGCGACGCCGAGGGAGCCGGTGAGGCGGCCCTCGACCTTCAGCGGGACCGTGACGACCGAGCGCATCCCGGTGTCGGTGAGCAGGGGCACGGCGCCGGGGACGGCGGTGAGGTCCTCGTGGACGGCCGGCATCCGGGCGGAGCCGTAGCGTCCCGTGCCGGCCTCGACGGGGACCCGGGCGAAGCGCTGGCGGGCCGAGGGGAGGCCCGTCGTGGCGCGGACCTCCAGCTCCGTCTCGTCGTCCGTGGCGAGCAGGAGGAACGCCGCGTCGGCGTCGAGCATGTCGCGGGCCCGCTCGACCGTCCGCTGGAGGAGGCCGTCGAGGTCGTCGGGGGCCGGGGAGCCGATGAACACCTCGAACGGGTCCGCGGTGCGGTGGTCGGAGGAGGCGTCGGAGACCGGGGCGCGGACGGGGGACTGGAGCACGGCGCGCTCGTCGTCGCGGACGAGGAGGCAGACCGTGGAGGGTTCGCCGTCGGTGTCGCGGACCCTCAGGTGCGAGGCGTAGACGGCGATGGTCCGGCCGTCGGCGCCGCGGATTCCGTAGCTGCCCTCCCAGCGGGAGAGCTGGAGGGCGTCGGCGATGCCGGTGTTGGTCCCCGGGGTGTGGGGCCAGGCCACGAAGTCGGTGAACTGCTTGCCGGAGACCTGTTCCGCGGTGTGCCCGAAGACGTACGCGGCGTCGTCGTTCCACGCGCTGATCGCGCCGGTGCTGTCGATCTGGACGACGGCGACCCGGACCCGCTGGTCGGTGACGGGGAGCAGCGCGGTGGGCAGGACCGGGCCCGCGGAGCGGATGCCCACGGGCCGGTCGGGCAGGTCCAGCTGGAACCAGACGTGCTTGCGGGTGGGGGAGTACTCGACGCCCCAGCGGGAGGCCAGGGCGGCGCAGAGCAGCAGACCGCGGCCGTTCTCGCGGTCGGGGCTGCCGAAGTCCAGGCCGTTGCTCTGGAGCGGGACCTCGCGTTCCGGATAGTGGTCGGCGACCTCAACACGTACGCCGTCCCCGCTGCGCAGGCACAGCACGTCGGCCGCCGTCCCGGCGTGCACGACGGCATTGGTCACGAGCTCACTCGTGAGGACGACGGCGTCGTCGACGACATCGTTGTAGCCCCACCCCTGGAGCGTGTCCCGGACGAATGCGCGGGCGGTCGCGACGGAGCGCCCGACCGGTTCGAAGGTGGCGGCCGCGCGCGCGGTGATCACAGCACTCCCCATATGGTGTCTCGTCGCTTCCCCGAGTCCTGTGCCCGTTTATCGCCGCTTCGATTCGCTTGCCAGGCTAGACGTTCGCCGAGGGTGTCGTTTACACGAGGGCCGAGTTCGGGACAGAACGGTCCGGCAGTGGTGCGCGGGCGCACAAGTATGGACTCCCGGTGCAGGGGATGGGGGGCAACCGGGACAGGTCGCCCGCCGACCGGTCCCGGCCTGGTACGTTGCAACGATTTGACGTCCGCCCGGTCGCCCGTTGACGGTGTGCTGTGGCGGTGAGCCAAAGTGGAACTGGGCAAGCTTCCTGATAGGCCCGAGTGAAACGGTCAACCCCTGCGGGAGGGACACGGTGGAGTCTGGCGTGGCGGCGCGGGGTTCGAAGGCGCGTACAAAAGGCGGACAGTCCGTGAAAAAGCAGCGCAATGGCACCGTCGAGGTCGACGCGGCAGCTCTGAACAGACTGCTGGCGGGACTCGTGGCGATGCGCGACGGCAACTTCCGCCGGCGGCTCACCGTCTCCGGCGACGGTGTGATGACGGAGATCTCCGCGGTCTTCAACGAGGTCGCCGACCGGAACCTTCACCTCACCGGTGAGCTGGCCCGTGTACGGCGCGTGGTCGGCCGGGAGGGAAAGCTCACGGAGCGGCTGGAGACGGGCGCCTGCGAGGGTTCCTGGGCCGCCGCGATCGACGCCTCCAACGAGCTCGTCGACGATCTCGCGCGACCGGTCTCCGAAGTGGGCCGGGTGCTGTCGGCGATCGCCGACGGTGATCTGGAGCAGCGGATGGAGCTGCGGTCGCACACGACGGACGAGACGGTCCGGCCGCTGCGCGGCGAGTTCCTGAAGGTCGCCCGTACGGTCAACAACCTGGTCGACCAGCTGTCGGCCTTCACCGAACAGGTGACCCGGGTAGCCGTCGAGGTGGGCACCGAGGGCAAGCTCGGGGGGCAGGCGCAGGTGCGCGGGATGTCCGGGTCCTGGAAGGACCTCACGGACTCCGTGAACACCATGGCGTACCGGCTGACGGCCCAGGTGCGGGACATCGCGCTGGTGACGACGGCGGTCGCCAAGGGGGATCTGTCGCGGAAGGTCACCGTCCATGTGGCCGGCGAGATGCTCCAGCTGAAGAACACCGTCAACACGATGGTCGACCAGCTGTCGTCGTTCTCCTCGGAGGTGACGCGCGTTGCCCGTGAGGTGGGTACGGAGGGCGAGCTGGGCGGTCAGGCGACCGTGCCGGGCGTGGCGGGTGTGTGGAAGGACCTCACCGACTCCGTCAACACGATGGCGGGCAACCTCACCTCCCAGGTGCGCGGGATCGCCGAGGTGACGACGGCGGTCGCCAGCGGTGACCTGACGCAGAAGGTCACGGTGAGCGCGCGCGGCGAGGTCGCGCAGCTCGCCGAGACGATCAACCAGATGACCGAGACGCTGCGCACCTTCGCGGACGAGGTGACGCGGGTGGCGAGCGAGGTCGGTGGCGAGGGGCTGCTCGGCGGCCAGGCGCAGGTGCCGGGAGCCGCGGGGACGTGGAAGGACCTCACCGATTCGGTGAACACGGTCTTCCGGAACCTGACGACCCAGGTGCGTGACATCGCGCAGGTGACGACGGCGGTGGCCAGCGGCGACATGTCGCAGAAGGTCACGGTCGACGTGGCCGGGGAGATGCTGGAGCTGAAGAACACCGTCAACACGATGGTGGACCAGCTTCAGTCCTTCGGTTCCGAAGTGACCCGCGTGGCCCGGGAGGTCGGTGTCGAGGGGCGGCTCGGCGGCCAGGCCGAGGTGCCGGGAGCCGCGGGGACGTGGAAGGACCTCACCGACTCGGTGAACACCGCGTTCCGCAACCTGACCGGTCAGGTCCGGGACATCGCGCAGGTCACCACGGCGGTCGCGAACGGTGACCTGTCGCAGAAGGTCACCGTGAACGTGGCCGGAGAGATGCTGGAACTGAAGAACACCGTCAACACCATGGTGGCGCAGCTGTCCAGCTTCGCCGACCAGGTGACGCGGATGGCCCGGGACGTGGGCACCGAGGGCCGCCTCGGCGGTCAGGCGCGCGTGGACGGTGTGTCGGGTACGTGGAAGGAGCTCACGGACTCCGTCAACTTCATGGCCGGCAACCTCACCTCTCAGGTGAGGCAGATCGCGCAGGTGACGACGGCGGTGGCGCGGGGAGACCTGTCGCAGAAGATCGACGTGGACGCCCGGGGCGAGATCCTGGAGCTCAAGAACACCATCAACACGATGGTCGACCAGCTCTCCGCCTTCGCCGACCAGGTCACCCGGGTCGCCCGCGAGGTGGGCACGGACGGGCGCCTCGGCGGTCAGGCGCAGGTGCCGGGCGTCGCCGGAGTGTGGCGCGATCTCACCGATTCGGTGAACGGCATGGCCGGAAACCTCACCGCTCAGGTCCGTAACATCGCGCAGGTCGCGACGGCGGTGGCGCGCGGTGACCTGTCGCAGAAGATCGACGTGGACGCCCGGGGCGAGATCCTGGAGCTGAAGAACACCCTGAACACGATGGTGGACCAGCTGTCCAACTTCGCGGAGCAGGTGACGCGGGTAGCGCGTGAGGTGGGCACGGAGGGCATCCTCGGCGGTCAGGCCGAGGTCCAGGGCGTGTCCGGTACGTGGAAGGACCTCACCCAGTCCGTCAACGGCATGGCGAACAACCTGACCCTCCAGGTCCGCAACATCGCCGAGGTCACCACCGCGGTCGCCAAGGGCGATCTCTCCAAGAAGATCACCGTCGACGCCAAGGGCGAGATCCTCGAACTGGTCACGACCGTCAACACGATGGTCGACCAGCTCCTGAACTTCGCGGACGAGGTCTCGCGCGTGGCCCGCGAGGTGGGTACCGAGGGCATTCTCGGCGGTCAGGCGCGGGTGCGCGGCGCGACCGGCATCTGGAAGGACCTCAGCGAGAACGTCAACCTGATGGCCAACAACCTGACCAGCCAGGTGCGCAACATCTCCCGGGTCTCCTCGGCGGTCGCCAACGGCGATCTGACGAAGAAGGTCACCGTGGAGGCGCGCGGCGAGGTCGCGGAGCTGGCCGACACGGTCAACACGATGGTGACGACCCTGTCCTCGTTCGCCGACGAGGTCACGCGGGTGGCCCGCGAGGTGGGTACGGAGGGCGAGCTGGGCGGTCAGGCGCGGGTGCCGGGAGTCGCCGGTACGTGGAAGGACCTCACCGAGTCCGTGAACTCGATGGCCTCCAACCTGACCGGCCAGGTGCGGCAGATCGCCACGGTCACCACCGCCATCGCCAAGGGCGACCTGACCAAGAAGATCGACATCGACGCGCGCGGTGAGATCCAGGAGCTGAAGAACACCATCAACACGATGGTCGACCAGCTGTCCTCGTTCGCCGAGCAGGTGACCCGGGTGGCCCGCGAGGTGGGCACCGAGGGGCAGCTGGGCGGTCAGGCGCGGGTGCGGGACGTCGACGGCACCTGGCGCGACCTCACCGAGTCGGTGAACGAGATGGCCGGGAACCTGACCCGTCAGGTCCGCGCCATCGCGGCCGTCGCCACCGCGGTGACCCGCGGCGATCTGAACCTGAAGATCGACGTGGACGCGGCCGGCGAGATCCAGGTCCTCCAGGACAACATCAACACGATGATCGCGAACCTGCGCGACACCACCCTCGCCAACAAGGAGCAGGACTGGCTGAAGGGCAACCTGGCCCGGATCTCCGGTCTGATGCAGGGCCGCCGCGATCTCGACGACGTGGCCTCGCTGATCATGAGCGAGCTGACGCCGGTGGTGTCGGCGCAGCACGGCGCGTTCTTCCTGGCCATGAGCGCGGGCGACTCGGACGAGGTGGGTCCGGACGACGGTGCGGCCAGCGCGTACGAGCTGCGGATGCGGGGGAGTTACGGCTACTCCGCGGGTTCGATGCCGACCTCCTTCCGGCCCGGTGAGACGCTCATCGGGACGGCGGCCGAGGAGAAGCGGACGATCCAGGTGGACAACGTGCCGCCCGGCTATCTGAAGATCTCCTCCGGGCTGGGCGAGGCCCCTCCGGCGCATGTGATCGTGCTGCCGGTGCTCTTCGAGGGCAAGGTCCTCGGCGTGATCGAACTGGCCTCCTTCCAGCCGTTCACGCACATCCAGCGGGACTTCCTCAACCAGCTCGCCGAGATGATCGCGACGAGCGTCAACACGATCAGCGTCAACACCAAGACCGAGAAGCTCCTGGAGCAGTCGCAGGAGCTGACCGAGCAACTGCGCGACCGCTCACAGGAGTTGGAGAACCGGCAGAAGGCCCTCCAGGCGTCCAACGCCGAACTGGAGGAGAAGGCCGAGCTGCTGGCCCAGCAGAACCGCGACATCGAGGTGAAGAACACCGAGATCGAGGAGGCGCGGCAGGTGCTGGAGGAGCGGGCCGAGCAGCTCGCGGTCTCGATGCGCTACAAGTCCGAGTTCCTGGCGAACATGTCGCACGAGCTGCGGACGCCGCTCAACTCGCTGCTGATCCTCGCCAAGTTGCTGGCGGACAACGCCGAGGGCAACCTCTCGCCGAAGCAGGTGGAGTTCGCCGAGACGATTCACGGGGCCGGATCCGACCTGCTCCAGCTGATCAACGACATCCTCGACCTCTCCAAGGTCGAGGCGGGCAAGATGGACGTCAGCCCGACCAGGATCGCGCTGGTCCAGCTGGTCGACTACGTGGAGGCGACCTTCCGTCCGCTCACCGCGGAGAAGGGGCTCGACTTCTCCGTACGGGTGTCGCCGGAGCTCCCCGCGACGCTGCACACCGACGAGCAGCGCCTGCTGCAGGTGCTGCGCAACCTGCTCTCCAACGCGGTGAAGTTCACCGACGGCGGTGCGGTGGAGCTGGTGATCCGGCCGGCCGGCGCCGATGTGCCCAACGCGATCCGGGAGCACCTGCTGGAGGCCGGTTCGCTGCGCGACGCGGACGCCGATCTGATCGCCTTCTCGGTCACCGACACCGGGATCGGGATCGCGTCCAGCAAGATGCTGGTGATCTTCGAGGCGTTCAAGCAGGCGGACGGCACGACGAGCCGGAAGTACGGCGGCACCGGCCTCGGCCTCTCCATCAGCCGGGAGATCGCCCGGCTGCTCGGTGGCGAGATCCACGCGGCGAGCGAGCCGGGGCGCGGTTCCACCTTCACCCTGTACCTGCCGCTGCACCGCGCCGAACTGCCGCCCCAGGGCTACCCCGCCGTGGGTTCCGGTTCCGCCGAGGTGCTGGGCGGCGCGGCCGAGATGGGGCACGCGCAGTCCCCGCAGGGGCCGTCGGCTCCGTTCGGCGACCCGGCCAACTCCGCCGGGATGTTCCGGCGGCGGCGCAAGGCCCTGGGGGACGCGGCTCGCAGGCCCGCGCTGCCGACCGGCCGGACCGCGCCCGAGAGCTCCCCGCGGCAGGAGGAGTGGGTGCAGGCGCAGGGGAGTCAGGGCGAGAGCCGGCTTCAGGGCCAGGCGGCCGGGGAGGAGAAGGCGCCCCGGCGGACGTTCCGCTTCCGCGGTGAGAAGGTCCTCATCGTCGACGACGACATCCGCAACGTCTTCGCGCTGACCAGTGTGCTGGAGCAGCACGGACTGGCGGTGCTGTACGCGGAGAACGGCCGTGAGGGCATCGAAGTCCTGGAGCAGCACGACGATGTGACCGTCGTGCTGATGGACATCATGATGCCCGAGATGGACGGTTACGCGACGACGACCGCGATCCGTCGGATGCCGCAGTTCGCCGGGCTGCCGATCGTCGCGCTCACCGCGAAGGCGATGAAGGGCGACCGGGAGAAGGCCATCGACTGCGGCGCTTCCGACTATGTGACGAAGCCGGTCGACCCTGATCACCTGCTTGCGGTGATGGAGCAGTGGATGCACGGAGAGTGATGGAAAATGGAACGAATGAGTGTCAGTTGTTGACCGACTGTGCTCGAACGGGTGTGAACGCGCTGTATTCGGGGAACCTTCTGGTCTCCCACCGCGTTTGCGGTATGTGCACGGTGACATCGCGGTGACAGGGTGTGGTGACGGGCGGGGTGCGGCTACCATGACCGGCACAAGGACGGACGGCGTAAGGGAGTCGTCCCCTGGGGCGGCACCCGGTGCATTTCCGGGGCGAGGAGGACGGGCCATGGTGCAGAAGGCCAAGATCCTCCTGGTCGATGACCGGCCGGAGAATCTGCTGGCGCTGGAGGCCATCCTCTCTGCGCTCGATCAGACACTGGTCCGGGCATCGTCAGGGGAGGAGGCGCTCAAAGCGCTGCTCACGGACGACTTCGCGGTCATTCTGCTGGACGTCCAGATGCCGGGCATGGATGGTTTCGAGACAGCCGCGCACATCAAGCGGCGGGAGCGGACCCGGGACATCCCGATCATCTTCCTCACCGCGATCAACCACGGTCCGCACCACACCTTCCGCGGCTACGCGGCCGGTGCGGTGGACTACATCTCGAAGCCGTTCGACCCGTGGGTCCTGCGGGCCAAGGTCTCGGTCTTCGTCGAGCTGTACATGAAGAACTGCAAGCTCCGCGAGCAGGCCGCGCTGCTGCGACTCCAGTTGGACGGCGACGGCCACGCGGGCGGCGACAGCGAGAAGGAGCCGGCCGGTCTGCTGGCCGAACTCTCCGCGCGGCTCGCGGCGGTCGAGGAGCAGGCGGAAGCGCTCTCCAAGCAGCTCGACGACGAATCCGCGGACGCCGCCGCCGTGGCCACCGCAGCCCACCTCGAACGCAAGCTGACCGGCCTGCGCCGCGCGCTCGACGCGCTGGAGCCGGGCACCGGCGGGGCCGCGGGCGTACTGCCCGCACAGAGCTGACGATTCCGACCTCTCCGACTCGACGCCGGCCGGACGCCGCCGTGAGGCGACGTCAGTTCCGGGCCCCGCGAAGGCGACACGGTCGGGTGAACCAGTAGGCGAACGTGTTCACGGGCGACGACAGCGGTAACCTCGGCACCATGGCCTCACGTACGTCCGGCAAGGGTTCCCAGGGCACGGCGGGCACCGCGAAGCGCGTCGGCCGTACCGCGGGCCCGGCGAAGAAAGCCGCGCCCGCCAAGAAGACCGCGCCCAAGAAGTCGGCTGCTCCCGCGAAGAGGGCGCCCGCGAAGAAGGCGGCGGCCAGGAAGCCCGCGCCCAGACCCGCACCGTCACCCACCGGAGGCGTCTACCGGCTGGTGCGGGCGGTCTGGCTCGGGGCGGCGCACGGCGTCGGCGCGCTGTTCCGTTCGATAGGGCGTGGCGCCAAGGGACTTGACCCCGCCCACCGCAAGGACGGGCTCGCGCTGCTGCTGCTCGGCCTGGCGCTGATCGTCGCCGCGGGCACCTGGTCCAATCTCCAGGGGCCGGTCGGCGACCTCGTCGAGATGCTGGTGACCGGGGCCTTCGGCCGGCTCGACCTGCTCGTGCCCATACTGCTGGGCGCGATGGCGGTGCGGCTGATCCTGTATCCGGAGCGGCCCGAAGCCAACGGCCGTATCGTCATCGGACTCTCCGCGCTGGTCATCGGAGTCCTCGGCCAGGTCCACATCGCCTGCGGTTCGCCGGGCCGGGACGCGGGCACCGAGGCGATGCAGGACGCGGGCGGGCTGATCGGCTGGGCCACCTCCAAGCCGCTGATCTTCATGATGGGCGAGGTGCTCGCCGTACCGCTGCTGGTGCTGCTGACCGTGTTCGGGCTCCTCGTCGTCACCGCCACCCCGGTCAACGCCATCCCGCGGCGGCTGCGTCAGCTCGGCGTCCGCCTCGGCATCGTGGATCCGGCGCCCGGGACCGGCGAGGGGTACGAGGACGACGACGAGCGCTACGACGAACAGTGGCGCGAGGCGCTGCCCGAGCGGACTCGTCGGCGTGGCGCGCGGCGCACGGACGAGGACCCGGTCCACGACCACGACGAGGCCGAGGCCGAGGCGCTCACCAAGCGCAGGAGGCCCCGCAGGCCCTCCGCGCAGCCCGCGATGAACCGGCCGCTGGACGCGGTGGACGTCGCCGCGGCCGCTGCCGCAGCGCTCGACGGGGCCGTGCTCAACGGCATGCCGCCCTCGCCGGTCGTCGCCGACCTGACCCAGGGCGTCTCCGTGGACCGGGAGCGCACCGGGACGCCCGTGCCCGGGGCCCGGGAGGCCGAGCGGGACGCCGCGGGGAAGGCCGGGGCCGGGCGCCGGTCGGACCGGTCCCCCGGCGCCGATGACGCGGCCGGCGGTGACCGTTCCGGTGACGTCTCCGGCCGGTCCGGCGCCGTTCCCGACCTGACGAAGCCCGCGCCGGAGCGTTCCGAGGGGCTTCCCGCACGCGCCGAGCAGCTCCAGCTGTCCGGCGACATCACGTACTCGCTGCCCTCGCTCGACCTGCTGGAGCGCGGCGGACCGGGCAAGACCCGCAGCGCCGCCAACGACGTGGTCGTCGCCTCGCTGACCAACGTCTTCACCGAGTTCAAGGTCGACGCCGCGGTCACCGGCTTCACCCGGGGCCCGACCGTCACCCGCTACGAGATCGAGCTCGGCCCCGCCGTGAAGGTCGAGAAGATCACGGCGCTGGCCAAGAACATCGCGTACGCCGTGGCCAGCCCGGACGTGCGGATCATCTCGCCGATCCCGGGCAAGTCCGCCGTCGGCATCGAGATCCCCAACTCCGACCGCGAGATGGTCAACCTCGGCGACGTGCTGCGCCTCGCGGACGCGGCCGAGGACGACCACCCGATGCTCGTGGCGCTCGGCAAGAACGTCGAGGGCGGCTATGAGATGGCCAACCTCGCCAAGATGCCGCACGTCCTGGTCGCCGGCGCCACCGGTTCCGGCAAGTCCTCCTGCATCAACTGCCTGATCACCTCGATCATGGTGCGGGCCACCCCGGACGACGTGCGGATGGTTCTGGTCGACCCCAAGCGCGTCGAGCTGACCGCGTACGAGGGCATCCCCCACCTCATCACCCCGATCATCACCAACCCGAAGAAGGCCGCCGAGGCGCTCCAGTGGGTCGTGCGGGAGATGGACCTGCGCTACGACGACCTCGCCAACTTCGGCTACCGGCACATCGACGACTTCAACCACGCGGTGCGCAACGGCAAGTGCAAGGCGCCCGAGGGCAGCGAGCGGGAGCTGTCCCCGTACCCGTATCTGCTGGTGATCGTCGACGAGCTGGCCGACCTGATGATGGTGGCCCCGCGCGACGTCGAGGACTCGATCGTCCGCATCACCCAGCTGGCCCGCGCGGCCGGCATCCACCTGGTGCTCGCCACCCAGCGCCCCTCGGTCGACGTGGTGACCGGCCTGATCAAGGCCAACGTGCCCTCCCGGCTCGCCTTCGCCACCTCCTCGCTCGCCGACAGCCGCGTCATCCTCGACCAGCCCGGCGCCGAGAAGCTCATCGGCAAGGGCGACGGGCTCTTCCTCCCGATGGGCGCCAACAAACCCACCCGCATGCAGGGAGCGTTCGTCACCGAGGACGAGGTCGCCGCCGTCGT
The nucleotide sequence above comes from Streptomyces sp. NBC_01116. Encoded proteins:
- a CDS encoding SpoIIE family protein phosphatase, with protein sequence MGSAVITARAAATFEPVGRSVATARAFVRDTLQGWGYNDVVDDAVVLTSELVTNAVVHAGTAADVLCLRSGDGVRVEVADHYPEREVPLQSNGLDFGSPDRENGRGLLLCAALASRWGVEYSPTRKHVWFQLDLPDRPVGIRSAGPVLPTALLPVTDQRVRVAVVQIDSTGAISAWNDDAAYVFGHTAEQVSGKQFTDFVAWPHTPGTNTGIADALQLSRWEGSYGIRGADGRTIAVYASHLRVRDTDGEPSTVCLLVRDDERAVLQSPVRAPVSDASSDHRTADPFEVFIGSPAPDDLDGLLQRTVERARDMLDADAAFLLLATDDETELEVRATTGLPSARQRFARVPVEAGTGRYGSARMPAVHEDLTAVPGAVPLLTDTGMRSVVTVPLKVEGRLTGSLGVAAEGAGRYTNEEALRLQFAADRIALAVESARLGELERLRRGSLSFLVEASDLLAGTLDRDQTLALMAQMTVPTLATWCAVYTIADQSSEPYLSYVLHEDEDLIDGLKALLSKIAPPDPVPTPGARVWAAPSEAGHRAALSTSTRSLQHDAPLSMSTATRTILATAQAVGGETVVLPLVARNRVIGMLTLGKPSDDHFRQEILELAEDLSRRAALALDNARLYSERTAISQSLQRSLLPPGLPDVPNVEIEVIYRAAGEGNEVGGDFYDVFPISDGAYGFAIGDVCGTGPEAAAVTGLARHALRLLAREGFGGPAVLERLNAAILDEGARSRFLTLLYGELWPQEDGSALLKVVCAGHPLPLRLRQDGSVESAAEPQPLLGVIEDLDLYEQEVVLDPGDVLLCVTDGVTERREGSRMLGDDGLADVLSTCTGLTAGAVASRILRAVERFAAEPASDDMAILAMRVPEPHSV
- a CDS encoding HAMP domain-containing protein, whose product is MKKQRNGTVEVDAAALNRLLAGLVAMRDGNFRRRLTVSGDGVMTEISAVFNEVADRNLHLTGELARVRRVVGREGKLTERLETGACEGSWAAAIDASNELVDDLARPVSEVGRVLSAIADGDLEQRMELRSHTTDETVRPLRGEFLKVARTVNNLVDQLSAFTEQVTRVAVEVGTEGKLGGQAQVRGMSGSWKDLTDSVNTMAYRLTAQVRDIALVTTAVAKGDLSRKVTVHVAGEMLQLKNTVNTMVDQLSSFSSEVTRVAREVGTEGELGGQATVPGVAGVWKDLTDSVNTMAGNLTSQVRGIAEVTTAVASGDLTQKVTVSARGEVAQLAETINQMTETLRTFADEVTRVASEVGGEGLLGGQAQVPGAAGTWKDLTDSVNTVFRNLTTQVRDIAQVTTAVASGDMSQKVTVDVAGEMLELKNTVNTMVDQLQSFGSEVTRVAREVGVEGRLGGQAEVPGAAGTWKDLTDSVNTAFRNLTGQVRDIAQVTTAVANGDLSQKVTVNVAGEMLELKNTVNTMVAQLSSFADQVTRMARDVGTEGRLGGQARVDGVSGTWKELTDSVNFMAGNLTSQVRQIAQVTTAVARGDLSQKIDVDARGEILELKNTINTMVDQLSAFADQVTRVAREVGTDGRLGGQAQVPGVAGVWRDLTDSVNGMAGNLTAQVRNIAQVATAVARGDLSQKIDVDARGEILELKNTLNTMVDQLSNFAEQVTRVAREVGTEGILGGQAEVQGVSGTWKDLTQSVNGMANNLTLQVRNIAEVTTAVAKGDLSKKITVDAKGEILELVTTVNTMVDQLLNFADEVSRVAREVGTEGILGGQARVRGATGIWKDLSENVNLMANNLTSQVRNISRVSSAVANGDLTKKVTVEARGEVAELADTVNTMVTTLSSFADEVTRVAREVGTEGELGGQARVPGVAGTWKDLTESVNSMASNLTGQVRQIATVTTAIAKGDLTKKIDIDARGEIQELKNTINTMVDQLSSFAEQVTRVAREVGTEGQLGGQARVRDVDGTWRDLTESVNEMAGNLTRQVRAIAAVATAVTRGDLNLKIDVDAAGEIQVLQDNINTMIANLRDTTLANKEQDWLKGNLARISGLMQGRRDLDDVASLIMSELTPVVSAQHGAFFLAMSAGDSDEVGPDDGAASAYELRMRGSYGYSAGSMPTSFRPGETLIGTAAEEKRTIQVDNVPPGYLKISSGLGEAPPAHVIVLPVLFEGKVLGVIELASFQPFTHIQRDFLNQLAEMIATSVNTISVNTKTEKLLEQSQELTEQLRDRSQELENRQKALQASNAELEEKAELLAQQNRDIEVKNTEIEEARQVLEERAEQLAVSMRYKSEFLANMSHELRTPLNSLLILAKLLADNAEGNLSPKQVEFAETIHGAGSDLLQLINDILDLSKVEAGKMDVSPTRIALVQLVDYVEATFRPLTAEKGLDFSVRVSPELPATLHTDEQRLLQVLRNLLSNAVKFTDGGAVELVIRPAGADVPNAIREHLLEAGSLRDADADLIAFSVTDTGIGIASSKMLVIFEAFKQADGTTSRKYGGTGLGLSISREIARLLGGEIHAASEPGRGSTFTLYLPLHRAELPPQGYPAVGSGSAEVLGGAAEMGHAQSPQGPSAPFGDPANSAGMFRRRRKALGDAARRPALPTGRTAPESSPRQEEWVQAQGSQGESRLQGQAAGEEKAPRRTFRFRGEKVLIVDDDIRNVFALTSVLEQHGLAVLYAENGREGIEVLEQHDDVTVVLMDIMMPEMDGYATTTAIRRMPQFAGLPIVALTAKAMKGDREKAIDCGASDYVTKPVDPDHLLAVMEQWMHGE
- a CDS encoding two-component system response regulator; this translates as MVQKAKILLVDDRPENLLALEAILSALDQTLVRASSGEEALKALLTDDFAVILLDVQMPGMDGFETAAHIKRRERTRDIPIIFLTAINHGPHHTFRGYAAGAVDYISKPFDPWVLRAKVSVFVELYMKNCKLREQAALLRLQLDGDGHAGGDSEKEPAGLLAELSARLAAVEEQAEALSKQLDDESADAAAVATAAHLERKLTGLRRALDALEPGTGGAAGVLPAQS
- a CDS encoding DNA translocase FtsK; the encoded protein is MASRTSGKGSQGTAGTAKRVGRTAGPAKKAAPAKKTAPKKSAAPAKRAPAKKAAARKPAPRPAPSPTGGVYRLVRAVWLGAAHGVGALFRSIGRGAKGLDPAHRKDGLALLLLGLALIVAAGTWSNLQGPVGDLVEMLVTGAFGRLDLLVPILLGAMAVRLILYPERPEANGRIVIGLSALVIGVLGQVHIACGSPGRDAGTEAMQDAGGLIGWATSKPLIFMMGEVLAVPLLVLLTVFGLLVVTATPVNAIPRRLRQLGVRLGIVDPAPGTGEGYEDDDERYDEQWREALPERTRRRGARRTDEDPVHDHDEAEAEALTKRRRPRRPSAQPAMNRPLDAVDVAAAAAAALDGAVLNGMPPSPVVADLTQGVSVDRERTGTPVPGAREAERDAAGKAGAGRRSDRSPGADDAAGGDRSGDVSGRSGAVPDLTKPAPERSEGLPARAEQLQLSGDITYSLPSLDLLERGGPGKTRSAANDVVVASLTNVFTEFKVDAAVTGFTRGPTVTRYEIELGPAVKVEKITALAKNIAYAVASPDVRIISPIPGKSAVGIEIPNSDREMVNLGDVLRLADAAEDDHPMLVALGKNVEGGYEMANLAKMPHVLVAGATGSGKSSCINCLITSIMVRATPDDVRMVLVDPKRVELTAYEGIPHLITPIITNPKKAAEALQWVVREMDLRYDDLANFGYRHIDDFNHAVRNGKCKAPEGSERELSPYPYLLVIVDELADLMMVAPRDVEDSIVRITQLARAAGIHLVLATQRPSVDVVTGLIKANVPSRLAFATSSLADSRVILDQPGAEKLIGKGDGLFLPMGANKPTRMQGAFVTEDEVAAVVQHCKDQMAPVFRDDVVVGTKQKKEIDEDIGDDLDLLCQAAELVVSTQFGSTSMLQRKLRVGFAKAGRLMDLMESRNIVGPSEGSKARDVMVKPDELDGVLAVIRGESAP